The Streptomyces noursei ATCC 11455 sequence GCGACGGGGCGCCAGGTGCCGCCCTTCGACCCGGAGTTGCGCACCGTGCTGGCGGCCATGGGCGAGGCGGCACGGAGACCGGTCACCCCTGGGAACCTCGCGGCCCGGCAGGAGCGGGACGCCGCGGCCCGGCCCCGGCCGACGGTCCGGGAGCTGGCGGACGGCGGCCGGTTCGAGGTGGCGGAGGTGTGCGCGCCGGGGCCGCGCGGCGGGGGCGAGGTCAGGCTCGTCAGCGCCCGGCCCGCCGGGATCGCCGGGCCACTGCCGCTGCTGTACTACCTGCACGGCGGCGGCATGATCATGGGCAATGCCTGGTCCGTGCTTCCGCGGCTGCTGCGCGAATGGGCCCTTCCGCTGCGGCTCGCCGTCCTCTCCGTCGAGTACCGACTGGCGCCGCGGGCGCAGTACCCCGACCCCGTGGAGGACTGCTACGCCGGGCTCGTGTGGGCGGCCGACCAGGCGGCCGGACAGGGCTTCGACGCGGACCGCATCATCCTCGGGGGGAAGAGCGCCGGCGCCGGCCTCACCGCGGCGCTCGCCCTGCTGACCCGCGACCGCGGCGGGCCGGCTCC is a genomic window containing:
- a CDS encoding alpha/beta hydrolase, with the protein product MPPFDPELRTVLAAMGEAARRPVTPGNLAARQERDAAARPRPTVRELADGGRFEVAEVCAPGPRGGGEVRLVSARPAGIAGPLPLLYYLHGGGMIMGNAWSVLPRLLREWALPLRLAVLSVEYRLAPRAQYPDPVEDCYAGLVWAADQAAGQGFDADRIILGGKSAGAGLTAALALLTRDRGGPAPIGQLLLSPMLDDRNDTFSGHQMAGVDTWDRISNATAWQALLGDRYGAADLPPYAAPARATELSGLPPAYVEVGSAETFRDEAVAYAQAIWRSGGEAELHVWAGACHGFDTLAPRAALSQDALDARTRWLRRILGR